In Nonomuraea muscovyensis, the following proteins share a genomic window:
- a CDS encoding TetR/AcrR family transcriptional regulator, whose translation MAQRKSRTDRRIDLIEAARRAIIRHGVDGVQLSHVAEEAGLTSGAVLYHYPDLSELLVEAQHAGMERFYEQRLRQLSTVTDPVAKLVMTIRSGLPTGPLDPDVRLLNELGGAAGRNRVYGVLLTSLYDRQVAMYQSILDTGSALGVFRLSGDSLTLARNLVALEDAYGYRITARHPLIGPAEAAELILSYARTATGNDLVH comes from the coding sequence ATGGCCCAGCGTAAGAGCCGCACTGACCGCCGCATCGACCTGATCGAGGCGGCTCGCCGGGCCATCATCCGCCACGGCGTGGACGGCGTCCAACTGTCGCATGTGGCCGAGGAGGCGGGCCTCACGTCGGGGGCCGTGCTCTACCACTACCCCGACCTGAGCGAGCTGCTGGTCGAGGCGCAGCACGCCGGGATGGAGCGCTTCTACGAGCAGCGGCTGCGCCAGCTCTCCACCGTCACCGACCCGGTCGCCAAGCTCGTCATGACGATCAGGTCGGGGCTGCCGACCGGGCCGCTCGACCCCGACGTCCGGTTGCTCAACGAGCTGGGCGGGGCGGCGGGCCGCAACCGCGTGTACGGCGTCCTGCTCACCTCGCTGTACGACCGCCAGGTGGCGATGTACCAGTCGATCCTGGACACGGGCTCGGCCCTCGGGGTCTTCCGGCTGAGCGGCGACTCGCTGACGCTCGCGCGCAACCTGGTGGCCCTGGAGGACGCCTACGGCTACCGCATCACGGCCAGGCACCCGCTGATCGGGCCGGCGGAGGCCGCCGAGCTGATCCTGTCGTACGCCCGCACGGCGACGGGCAACGACCTCGTCCACTGA
- a CDS encoding ABC transporter ATP-binding protein, whose translation MLKIDGVTRRFGDVTALDGVSLEIGQGEFFALLGPSGCGKTTLLRIIAGFETPDGGTVTLDGDDLLAAPPNRRPISLMFQSYALFPHMTVARNVAYGLEQEKLPRQEIRKRVGEVLETVGLAEHGDRKPAQLSGGQRQRVALARSIVKRPRLLLLDEPLSALDKKVRADMQLELKRLQNEVGITFVVVTHDQEEAMSLADRIAVFHNGRVCQVDEPVALYERPSTPFVAGFVGANNLFEGTAGEDGGFDAEGFGTLPGTPLPDLAAGAEALLCVRPESITLADDGDTDETGSDETGTGETGVGESAAGVLKGGVLDVSFYGGVSHLSVDVPGHPKPVLVAVQGASTVRPGAKVRLHWDAGDAVVIPRAAR comes from the coding sequence GTGCTCAAGATTGACGGGGTCACCCGCAGGTTCGGTGACGTCACGGCGCTCGACGGCGTCTCGCTGGAGATCGGGCAGGGCGAGTTCTTCGCCCTGCTGGGCCCCTCGGGCTGCGGCAAGACGACGCTGCTGCGCATCATCGCCGGGTTCGAGACGCCCGACGGCGGCACGGTGACGCTCGACGGCGACGACCTGCTCGCCGCGCCGCCGAACCGGCGGCCGATCAGCCTCATGTTCCAGTCCTACGCGCTGTTCCCGCACATGACCGTGGCCAGGAACGTCGCCTACGGGCTGGAGCAGGAGAAGCTGCCCCGCCAGGAGATCAGGAAGCGGGTCGGCGAGGTGCTGGAGACCGTCGGCCTGGCCGAGCACGGCGACCGCAAGCCCGCCCAGCTGTCCGGCGGCCAGCGCCAGCGCGTCGCGCTCGCCCGGTCCATCGTCAAGCGGCCCCGTCTGCTCCTGCTCGACGAGCCGCTGTCGGCGCTGGACAAGAAGGTCCGCGCCGACATGCAGCTGGAGCTGAAGCGGCTGCAGAACGAGGTCGGCATCACGTTCGTGGTCGTCACCCACGACCAGGAGGAGGCCATGTCGCTCGCCGACCGCATCGCGGTCTTCCACAACGGGCGCGTGTGCCAGGTGGACGAGCCGGTTGCGCTCTACGAGCGGCCGAGCACGCCCTTCGTGGCCGGCTTCGTGGGCGCCAACAACCTCTTCGAGGGCACGGCCGGCGAGGACGGCGGGTTCGACGCCGAAGGCTTCGGCACGCTCCCCGGCACCCCGCTGCCTGACCTGGCCGCCGGCGCGGAGGCACTGCTGTGCGTCCGCCCCGAGAGCATCACCCTGGCCGACGACGGTGACACGGACGAGACCGGCTCGGACGAGACCGGCACGGGGGAGACCGGCGTGGGGGAGAGCGCGGCCGGCGTGCTCAAGGGCGGCGTGCTGGACGTCAGCTTCTACGGCGGCGTCTCGCACCTGTCGGTCGACGTGCCGGGCCACCCCAAGCCGGTCCTGGTGGCCGTGCAGGGCGCCAGCACCGTGCGGCCGGGCGCCAAGGTGCGGCTGCACTGGGACGCGGGTGACGCCGTGGTGATCCCCCGGGCCGCCCGGTGA